The Gemmatimonadaceae bacterium DNA segment CGCGCAGCGAAGGCAGTTGCGAATGGCGCGCCCAGTGGCGGACGGTGCGCTGACGATGCTGACGCCCCAGATGCTTCCCGCCGTGCAGCGCGCCCTCGCCGAGGCCGGCCTTGATGGCTGGCTCGTCTACGACTTCCGCGGCCTCAATCCCGTCGCCGCCTCGGTGCTCGGCATCAAGGGGATGGTCACGCGCCGGATCTTCGCGTGGATTCCCACGGTCGGTACGCCGCAGGCCATCACGCACGCCATCGAACCCGGCCCCTGGGCTGCGTGGCCCACGGAGTGGCCCAAGCACGTGTACTCCGCCTGGCGAGAGCTCGAGGCGCTGCTGCCCACGCTGGTGAAGGGCAAGCGCGTCGCGATGGAGTACGCGGCCGGCGATGCCGTGCCGGTGGTCGACCGCGTCCCAGCCGGTGTCATCGAGATGGTACGCAGTGCCGGCGCCGATGTCGTCACCAGCGGCGAACTCGTCACGCGATTCTTCGCCGTGTGGTCCGACGCCGAGATCGCCAGTCACCGGGCGCACGCCGAGCTGCTGCGCGGCTTCGCCCACGCCGCCTTCGCGCGCGTCGGCGAGACCATCCGTGCCGGCACGCCGATCCACGAGCACGAGGTGATGGAGTGGATCCAGGGCCAGTTTGCCGCCCACGGCCTGTTCACCGACCACGGCCCCAACGTCTCAGCCAGCGAGAACGCCGCCAACCCGCACTATGAGCCCAGCGCGGCGCACCCGCGGCGCATCGTGAAAGGCGACGTGCTGCTCATCGACCTGTGGGCCACCAAGCAGCAGCCCGGCGCGATGTGGGCGGACCAGACCTATATGGCCGTCGTGGGCACGCCCAGCGCCAAGCAGCAGGAGGTGTGGGCGACGATCCGCGACGCGCGCGACGCCGCCATCGCGCTGCTGATGCGCAAGCTCGCGACTGGCGAGGCGGTGCAGGGCCGCGAGGCCGACGCGGCCGCACGTGCCGTCATCGAGGCGCGCGGCTACGGCAAGTACTTCACGCACCGCACCGGCCACTCCATCGACGCGCGCGGCCTGCACGGGATGGGGCCCAACCTCGATGACCTCGAGACCCGCGACGAGCGCCAGCTACTGCCGGGCGTGGGGTTCTCGATCGAACCCGGTATCTACATCCCGGGGGAGTTCGGGATGAGGACCGAGGTGAATGCGTACGTGGGGGCGAGTGGGCTGGTGGTGACGCCTGGGGAGTATCAGCGTGAGCTCGTGGTCCTTTAAGGGCGGTTCACCACAGAGGACACAGAGGACACAGAGAACTACAAAACCTAGGGGGTGCGCACCGATACGTCGGTGCGAACCCCCTAAGTACTTGCTCTTGCAGTTCTCTGTGTACTCTGTGCTCTCTGTGGTGAACCGCAGTTACCCCAGCACCCGCCGATCCACCGCCATCGCCACGAACAGCAGCGCGAGATACAGCAGCGAGTACCCGTACACCCACCACGAAGGCTTGGCACGGGCGCTCGGCTCCGCGACGCGCACCTTCCACACCCCCCAGAGCAATAGCCCGCCCAGCAGCAGCGCCGAGACGAGATAGAACAACCCGAAGGCCTCCCACGTCACCGGCAGCACCGTCAGCGCCACCAAGAGCACGCTGTACCACCACATCTGGTCGATCGTCTCGCGTTCGCCCCACACCAGCGGGGCCATCGGGACGCCGGCCTTGCCGTAGTCGCCCTGCTTGTTCAGGGCGAGGGCCCAGAAGTGCGGCGGCGTCCAGTAGAACACGATCAGGAACAGCATCCAGGCCGTGAGGTCGAGCCGACCCGCCACTGCCGCCCAGCCCACCAGCGGCGGGAAGGCCCCCGCCGCGCCGCCGATGACGATGTTCTGCGGCGAGCTGCGCTTGAGCCAGCGCGTGTAGATGAACACATAGAAGTAGAAGCCGGCCAGCGCCATCGCCGCGGTCAGCACGTTCACGAAGCGCGCAAGCAGGAACGTGGCCGCCGTCGCGAGCCCCACCCCGAAGGCCAGCACCGCCAGCGGGTGCATCCGTCCGCTGGGGATCGGCCGCAGCCGCGTCCGCGCCATCACGTCGTCGATGTCGCGGTCGATGTACATATTCACCGCGTTCGCGCCGCCAGCCATCAGGTAGCCGCCGATCATCACGAGCATCACGATGGACAGCGTCGGCACGCCCGCCACATACATCGGGGCGACGGTGGTCACCAGCAGCAGCGAGATGATCCGCGGCTTGGTGAGGGCGATCAGGTCCTTCGCCAGCGGGGCCTCGGCCCGCAGCTCGGCGCTCGCGGGTCCGGTCATAGCGTGATCGACTGCGAGGCGGGGTCGAACTGCACCTCGACGATCGGCGGCCGGGTCGCGGCGCGCCAACTCAGCCACAGCACTAGCGCCAGCACTAGGGCCGGCCCCCACGCGAACACCCGTTCGACGAACGGGACGCGCGTGCCGGCCAGCGCCCAGGCGCGGGCGGTGGAGCGGAGGATGGCCACCTGCGCGACAATTACCGCGAGGACGGCCGCCCAGAAGAGCAGGGTCGGGAGGGAGGCTGGCATTGGTCTGGGTGAATAATCGCCCCATCCCCTCCCCGCAGGGAGTGGGCTTGCGTAGCTTCGCCCTATGGCAACCTCCCCCGAAGCACAGCCCACGCTTGCGCGCAGCATCGGCCTCTGGAGCGCGATGGCCGTCGTCATCGGCTCCACGATTGGCTCCGGCATCTTCCGCTCCCCGGCCGGCATCGCCGACAAACTGCCCGGCCCCGTGCCGATGCTGCTGGCCTGGGTGGCCGGCGGCATCTTCGCGATGTGCGGCGCGCTCACGATCGCCGAGCTCGCCAGCGCCTTCCCGAAGACGGGCGGCATCTACGTGTTCCTCAAGGAAGGCTGGGGTGACCGCACGGCCTTCACCTTCGGCTGGGCGCAGTTGGTGATGATCCGCGCGGCGTCGCTGGGCGCCATCGCCATCACCTGCGCCGAGTACTTCTTCCGCGTGATGGGCTGGAGCCTGGACGAGGCGATGCCCGTGCGCTACGCCGCGGCCACGGCCATCCTGCTCACCGCCAGCTTCAATATCCGCGGGGCCAAGGTTGGCGCGGCGTTCACCAACTTCACCGTGCTGGCCAAGTACGGCGGCCTGCTGTTCATCGTGATCGTGGCCTTCGCGGTGGGCCTGCCGACCAACGGCCTCAGCAACTTCACGCCGGCCATCCCGCCGGGCAGCCTGAGCATCAGCGCCTTCGGCCTCGCCTTGGTCAGCACGCTCTGGGCCTTCGACGGCTGGGCGGACGTGTCCAACAACGGCGGCGAGGTGCGGGACCCGCAGAAGAACCTGCCGCGGGCGCTCATCGGC contains these protein-coding regions:
- a CDS encoding heme o synthase, whose amino-acid sequence is MTGPASAELRAEAPLAKDLIALTKPRIISLLLVTTVAPMYVAGVPTLSIVMLVMIGGYLMAGGANAVNMYIDRDIDDVMARTRLRPIPSGRMHPLAVLAFGVGLATAATFLLARFVNVLTAAMALAGFYFYVFIYTRWLKRSSPQNIVIGGAAGAFPPLVGWAAVAGRLDLTAWMLFLIVFYWTPPHFWALALNKQGDYGKAGVPMAPLVWGERETIDQMWWYSVLLVALTVLPVTWEAFGLFYLVSALLLGGLLLWGVWKVRVAEPSARAKPSWWVYGYSLLYLALLFVAMAVDRRVLG
- a CDS encoding aminopeptidase P family protein; this encodes MARPVADGALTMLTPQMLPAVQRALAEAGLDGWLVYDFRGLNPVAASVLGIKGMVTRRIFAWIPTVGTPQAITHAIEPGPWAAWPTEWPKHVYSAWRELEALLPTLVKGKRVAMEYAAGDAVPVVDRVPAGVIEMVRSAGADVVTSGELVTRFFAVWSDAEIASHRAHAELLRGFAHAAFARVGETIRAGTPIHEHEVMEWIQGQFAAHGLFTDHGPNVSASENAANPHYEPSAAHPRRIVKGDVLLIDLWATKQQPGAMWADQTYMAVVGTPSAKQQEVWATIRDARDAAIALLMRKLATGEAVQGREADAAARAVIEARGYGKYFTHRTGHSIDARGLHGMGPNLDDLETRDERQLLPGVGFSIEPGIYIPGEFGMRTEVNAYVGASGLVVTPGEYQRELVVL
- a CDS encoding amino acid permease, translating into MATSPEAQPTLARSIGLWSAMAVVIGSTIGSGIFRSPAGIADKLPGPVPMLLAWVAGGIFAMCGALTIAELASAFPKTGGIYVFLKEGWGDRTAFTFGWAQLVMIRAASLGAIAITCAEYFFRVMGWSLDEAMPVRYAAATAILLTASFNIRGAKVGAAFTNFTVLAKYGGLLFIVIVAFAVGLPTNGLSNFTPAIPPGSLSISAFGLALVSTLWAFDGWADVSNNGGEVRDPQKNLPRALIGGTLLVIAIYLAANLAYLSVLSIEEMRVSRLVAADVAERVIGSAGVVFVSVTVMISTFGTLNAVLFTSPRIFFAMAADGLFFKQVASVHGSWGTPWVAIVMTATLGALFVLLRTFEQLADAFVTAFLPFYFLAVASIFRLRRRPDYQPSFRVPWYPLVPALFMCAVLYLLGNALISPDSRWQTAGVLGACLIGLPVYSLTVGRRR